The Ictalurus punctatus breed USDA103 chromosome 28, Coco_2.0, whole genome shotgun sequence DNA window ggggaagggagagagagagagagagggagggagggagagagagaaagagggagggagagagagaaagagggagggagagagagagggagggagagagagaaagagggagagagggagggagggagagagagaaagagggagggagagagagaaagagggagggagagagagaggaagggagggagagagagggagggagggagagagagggagggagggagggagggagggagggggagagagagggagggagagagaggaagagcgggagggagagagagagagagagagagagagggagggaaagagagaaagggagagagagagggagggggcgagagagagagggagggagagagagaggaagagcgggagggagagagagagatggagaggaagggagagaaagggagggggagagagagaaagggagggggcaagagagagggagggggagagagagaaagagggagggagagagagagggagggagagagagaaagagggagagagggagggagggagagagagaaagagggagggagagagagaaagagggagggagagagagaggaagggagggagagagagggagggagggagggagggagggagggagggagggggagagagagggagggagagagaggaagagcgggagggagagagagagagagagagagagagggagggaaagagagaaagggagagagagagggagggggcgagagagagagggagggagagagagaggaagagcgggagggagagagagagatggagaggaagggagagaaagggagggggagagagagaaagggagggggcaagagagagggagggggcgagagagagagggagggagggacagtaagggagggacagagagagagagagaggaagagcgggagggagagagatggagagagggagatggagaagTGTTTCCTCCATGCGTGGTTGATTCCTCAGAGAACCCGTGTACATATCAGAGTTTACAGTTTGATGATTttctgctttaataaataaacacacactacacagagctctacacAGCCGATGACGTCATTCTGTCTATAATCATCACCAGGTCACATGTGCACCATAATGGCGTTTTTTTTGGCCATCTACTATTTCTAGATTAAAGTTAAAGTGATGAGTCAGCCGCTCGGGcaggtttttaaatttttaatgaaatgtataCAAATTTATTAGAAAATGATTTAATAGATATTTCCTAGAAACACATTCCTGCTAAACTGTGTCGTGTTTGAGAGAGTCTGATCTTTGTGCTGAACTGACTTCCAGTTTCTCTTCTACAATGGTATTCTGCTTGTGATTTAGGAGGTGAGAGTGTCATGATCCTTTACCTGCTCACGTGTACTATCAGCTGGAACGTGTGCATGTTTGGGTTTTCCACTGATGACCTGAAATCTGagttaaataaattcagttcagttcagtgttgtgtgcagcgtgtttaacagtggacgtCATCCCAGAGCAgcggtacagaaatatatacactcaggatatagatgttaaatgtatgaatttatctctaatgagcagccagaggagacgtggtgaggaaaaactccctgagacgataaacaaatgtatgtaaatgagGAGAAGGtctgcatttctctctctctctctctctctctcacgcataCACTGTGTATCGTTCCAGGTAAAAACACACCTGCAGAGTCAGTCCACATCCTGCATTGCTGTGGGACACCAGTACAGGCACCAAGTGAGTCCCACTTCAGCGCACACACATTTCCCCTGCACACTTCCTCCAGTCTGAGTAAATCACAGCCCAGTATGAACATGATTAGATATAACATGTAGACTCCTTCACTGGAGGACTAAGGGGAAGTGACCAAGGCCGGAATTGGGATCAGGCCAACTGTAGGAGctgaaatgtgtttgtgtaaagttacagctagaaatatttatcattataattaataattacatctttataAACagtaattacaataataatatttctctttttttaaatttcaaacatttgcacactctctctcactctctctctctcactgtctgtggtGTAGGGGATGATGCACGCTCTGTCGGTGATCCACAGGGAGCACGGCATTATGGGACTGTGGCGAGGTTCTAGTGCGGCGGTGCCGAGGGTCAGTGTGGGTTCTGCATCTCAGCTCTCCACCTTCTCCATCGCTAAAGAGCTCATTACTGACCTGCAggtataagcacacacacacacacacacacacacacacatacacacacacacaccaatatgcAAGagtacataaagtgcaaatagacaacagtgtgagatgagtgcaagactgtaaatacacaggacatggTCTGTAAACTGTAAGTTATTGTGTGATGTAGCAGCAGTGAGTATAACAGCAGGACTGGCAGCAAAAACGAGTTCCATAATATAAAGAGACTGATGCAGGTGTGTAAagtgcagtggtactgagtcaTATTGGGTTAGGTGTGGGTTAGCCCAGGTGAGCActgggaggcagcagggtgtaatctgactgcctcagggaagaacTGACTGCTGGTGGTGGAACtcatgctcctgtaccttctgccagatgacAGAAGGGTGAAGGATCCATGAGAGGGGTGAGAGGGTCCTCAacaatactggtggctttgtggatgcAGCAGTTGTTGAAGGAGGTGTAGATGATTGGGCAGAGAGACCCTGATGATCTTTTCAGATGTCCTCACTGTTTGCTGTAGGGTCTTGTGGTTGGAAGCTGTGCAGTGCCTGTACTACACGttgagacagctggtcaggatgCTCTCTATTGTCCCTCTGTAGAAGGAGGTGAGGATGAGAGGAGAAAGCTTGGCTCTCTTCAGCCTCTGCAGGAAGTGGAGGTGCTGCTGGGTCTTCTTGACTAggcaggtggtgttgagagttcAGGAGAGGTCCTCAGTCATGTGTACACCAAAAAACCTGGAGCTTCTGACTCTCTCCACGGCTGTTCTGTTGATGCTCAGTGGTGAGTGGTCCACTCGGGTTCTCCTGAAGTCGACAATCATCACTTTAGTCTTATCAACATTAAGAGATAGATTGTTGTCTCTACACCATTCTGTGATTCACCTCCTCCCTGTACGCTGACTCATCCCCGTTACTGATGAAGCTCACGACTGTAGTTTCATCAGCAAACCTGATGATGTGATTAGAACTGAACTTTgcagcacagtcatgagtcagcagtgtaaacagcagtggactgagtaCACGGCCCTGGGGGGCGCCGGTGTtctgtgtggtggtgctggaggtggagCTGCTGATCCTGACAGACTCAGGTCTGTATTCCTCCAAGTCTGTGGTGTTGTAGTATGTAGCAGCGTCTCTGAACAGATTCCTGTCTTTGTGCTCAAAGCAGTCCTGAAGTGCTGACATGGCTCCCTCAGGTTCTCATCTCTTTCAGAACCGGTTTGGCACAGTTCAGGAATGAGATGAATACTGAGATTAGCAGAACAGATATGTGGTCCGAACAGGtggacacacacgcacacacacacacaaatgatgaaacttagtgtgtgtgcgagatggaaatacaaaataaactgGTTTGGTTTGAACACATTCCAAACTGCTGATAAGTTCAGTTAATTAGCTCTGCAAACACACTCACTGTATACATGTTCACTAAcactctcgctttctctctctctctgcctgtctgtctgcatgcagATATTCTCCGCCGATAGCTGGTTGGTGTCTCTCTGTGCTGGGATGATCAGCAGTGTTGTGGTCGTTCTGTTCATGACTCCGTTTGACGTCATCAGCACACGGCTCTATAATCAGCCTGTGGATCACCTGGGAAAGGTAAAGTTCACTGACTCCACCCCACAGCACTGACCACACCCCTTCTGAGACCTGTATGGCTTTGATTCACACAATCACCCTGCAGTAATAAATAACTGGAATTGATGCATTtcattaaacatttgatgtgtgtgtgtgtttgtgtgtgtgcagggtaaGATGTACCAGGGCTTCATGGACTGTTTCTCTAAGACCATGAAGAAGGAGGGTGTATTTGGTCTGTATAAAGGTCTGGGCGCGTCCTATTTCAGACTCGGACCTCACACCATCCTCTCATTGTTGTTCTGGAACCAGCTACGAACACATTACTACAgttaacacactcacacacacggcGCTGGCCTGCCATCGGGAGacacttggggttcagtgtcttgcccaaggctGGGAATCGACCCTCtaaccctgcgattagtggacagcctgctctaccacctgagcctgtactgtgaaaatgtactgtactttttaaaataaaataaatagtaaatattaaaggaaataaaagatataaatccaaaccaaaccaaaaagtaacactccaaataacaaataaaaaacagagcTATCCaagattaattaaaaaacacttcaaataacacaacaaaattagtcagtgatggtttttatttcacctctagagccTGCTCTCATAACGTATAACGACAGCAGGCTCTTCTCAGCCGCGCCGCAATGGTGTGGATTTGTACAGATTACCGACAGATCCAACAATCAGTTATCTGTGCAGATTAATCAGCAAAACCCATCAACTGGTCGACCTCTATAAAATAGTGTGTAATAAAACCGTTTAATACCAAATAAACTACAATAATAACAACGGTGTAGTAATAAAATCCAATACTACTCACAGAGTGGTCAAAATAAATTCTCATAACTGACAGAATATTTGATTTTATACTACAGTACAACACTGTGTAATGCTGTGTGCTAGTTCATATTCCACTCACtctgatataataataataataataataataataataataataataaccaccaGATGTAACAGACTGAATTATGCAAACtggattttattaatttatttgtatgATTGACACTGTGCAGCTTTTACCTTCAGTCCTTAATGGATGTACATTTCATCTATGATGTATTTATTACTGACTGCATAATGAAAATAGATTCATCTCCAGCCTCAAACAGCTTGTGTGTCTCTGCTCATTCACAGTGTCCTAGGagagtctctcacacacacgcacacacacagcaggtttAATACGGCAATAAATATGAGTGAACTGTGTAAAGGAATCAGATATGGATAATAACTCACCTGAAGCCTTACTgtaacacactcctacacatgtggcctttaagaatgcaCATGGTTTCACGTGACTCGTCACTTGATCAGGCCCTCTTCttagaatttaaattaatttgttgtgcttcacacaataaccaccagtCGGCGCAAGGTACAACATatactgtagctgaacacaTACTGTAGCACAGTGCAATAATGGAATATGTACTCGGTTAGATTTAAGAAGAAACTCTTACGTATgggttatataaaatattacatttcttatCAAAACCTATGATAAACCTAATGTAAAGATGTTTTTAATTATGAACTGAATTATGTAAAGTGAACCTGATCGATTCATGTAGTACAGGTACAGTAATTATTTACATTAACGTGACATACACATGCGTGTGAGAACAGTGCAGGGTGCAGAACGCCACTGGGGACCAAGCCTCAGACCAGCAGCGagtgtttcatttgtgtttagatttaatgagtgttttattttttcagtgtaGAGATTCGAGTGGTTTttgcatgtgtaaatattaacGTCATTCCTCAAAGCAGCGTTGAATGAATCACATCTCCTCTGGGTCATGGAAACTTCAGTCCTTTTCTTAGATTTAAAGTTTCACTATTTccaaaaactgtttaaaatgaacagaaatccACACGCTGAAGAAAAGCTCAGTGAATTTACTTTAAATCCATACATCAGTTCCACCTGAGGGAGTTTAGTTACATTAATATAATCTGTTAGAGTTAATATTATCTCCTATTAGGGATTGTACTGAGTGCTGAACACCGGGATTAACACTACACCGGGATTAACACTACCCCGGGATTAACACTTACATCCGGATTAACACTACACCTGGATTAATATTTACACCCGGATTAACACTACACCCGGATTAACACTGCTGCCAATGCTAACACTCATCACAGGACTGATGTGTAAATAAAGCTGATGTTCAGCCTGTAATACAGCaaacaattcaaataaaatatttataaaacctcctctgtgtgtgtgtgtgtatgagtgtgtgtgtgatttattctCTGTTCATTAGTAACAAAATACTTAGCCTTTTTTTATAACAGGATTTGTGATAATCCaatatcacacacaaacacacactcactcacacaaacacacacacattccaaaCAAGAATGTAGAAAACACAAAATGATAACACATTTATTAACActttagag harbors:
- the slc25a35 gene encoding solute carrier family 25 member 35; the encoded protein is MDFMLSGVAACGACFFTNPLEVVKTRMQLQGEMKSRGTYRVHYRNVFHAFYTIGRVEGVSGLQKGLVPGLLYQFFMNGVRLGSYAIIESAGYTHTDGRVSTVKSTAAGAVSGVVGAFVGSPIYLVKTHLQSQSTSCIAVGHQYRHQGMMHALSVIHREHGIMGLWRGSSAAVPRVSVGSASQLSTFSIAKELITDLQIFSADSWLVSLCAGMISSVVVVLFMTPFDVISTRLYNQPVDHLGKGKMYQGFMDCFSKTMKKEGVFGLYKGLGASYFRLGPHTILSLLFWNQLRTHYYS